The following is a genomic window from Glycine soja cultivar W05 unplaced genomic scaffold, ASM419377v2 tig00005422_1_pilon_495165_522931, whole genome shotgun sequence.
AGTATAGTGCCACGATGTTGGAAGGTGGGCAGGAGGTGCCTTTGCCCTCTCTAACTCCTGCGATTTCTGTGGACAACATTGCTAGTGACAGTAAGGTTCTGAGGAATGGACGTGTTATCCCCACATTGTTtgcaaagaaaatgaatgatcCGGCAGTTAAACAGGTGACAGTGAACGGCCCCGGTACAAGGAAGGAAGTGGGCCAATCCAATGGGACTAGCAAGAATTCTGATCATGACGAAATTCTGAAACTGATCCAGAAGAGTGAGTATAAAGTAGTAGACCAACTGCTGCAAACTCCCTCTAAGATATCCATTTTGTCTCTGCTATTGAACTCAGAAGCACACCGTGAGGCTCTAATGAAGGTGTTAGACCAAGCTTTTGTGGAGAGGGACGTGACTGTTAATCAATTGGACAATATAGTAGGAAACATTACTGCCTgcaataatttaagttttagtgATGAAGAACTTCCTGAGGAGGGGAGGAACCACAATCTGGCGTTACATATATCGGTGAACTGCAAGTCTGATGCTCTGTCGAATGTACTTGTGGACACTGGTTCCTCATTGAATGTAATGGCCAAATCCACATTAGATCAACTTTCCTACCAGGGGCCCCCCATGAGAAGAAGCGGGGTGGTTGTCAAAGCGTTTGATGGATCAAGAAAGTCTGTTATCGGGGAGGTTGATTTGCCCATTACAATTGGGCCGTTTGTTTTCCAAATTACATTCCAGGTGATGGATATCCAAGCCGCATACAGTTGCCTTTTGGGTAGGCCGTGGATCCATGAAGCGGGGGCCGTGACATCCACCTTGCATCAAAAGCTGAAGTTTGTCAGAAATGGGAGATTGATCACTGTGAGTGGAGAGGAAGCCTTGTTGGTTAGTCATTTGTCAGCTTTTTCCTTTATTGGTGCTGATGAAACAGAAGGAACCTCTTTCCAAGGACTGACTGTAGAGGGTAAAAAGCCAGAGAAGAATGAAGTGTCTTTTGCTACTTGGAAGAGCGCACAGAAAGTGGTGCAGGAGGGAACAGGTGTAGGATGGGGAAAAGTTGTGCAGTTGATAGAGAGTAAAAACCGTGAAGGACTAGGATTTGCTTCCTCTGCAGGATCCGCAACGAACAGTGTTGGATCAAGCTCCATTACTAGCACCTTTTGTAGCGCCGGGTTCATCAACAACTCGCCAGAAGCCAATGCTGTCTTGGAAGACGTTCCTGAAGAGAGAGTACTTGCATTTGTCACACCTGGAAAACTTGTCCGCAACTGGGACGCGGTTGACATCCCTTCAGTAGTCCATGCATCAAAGTAATGTGTCTTTGTTTTctctgtttgtttgttttccaaaaaagaTCCTTTCGTCTTGCCCAGGACGAAAGCGCAATCATGTAGGGCTGTTTTGTTTCAAGCACTACTCTTATTAATGGAAAATGTGGTTTATCCCAATATCTATACTTATTGCTCTTGCTGGAAAATGGTAACACAAAAAACCcaaaacctttttttctttttttgttttctgatttcaattaattataaaaagtctGCATTGTTCACTCATTTTCTAAAGTCAGTCATCAATCATATGCAGACTAAGCATTTATGAGCCCGTTGAACATAATAACCCTGCACTCTCTCCCAACTTCGAATTTCCTGTCTACGAGGCTGAAGAGGAGGAGGATGATGAGATCCCGAAGGAACTTGCTCGGTTATtggaatatgaaaagaaaaccaTTCGGCCTCATGAGGAGTAGTAGAGGTGATTAACTTGGGAACCGAGAAAGATAAGAAGGAAGTCAAGATTGGGGCATCGCTTGAGGCAACTGTCAGACGAAGGGTGATTGAATTACTTAAAGAATATGCCGATGTGTTCGCATGGTCGTACCAGGATATGCCCGGCTTGGATCCCCGTATTGTGGAGCACCGTTTGCCTTTGAAGCCCGAATGCCCACCGGtcaaacagaaactgagaagaaACTCGCCCTGACATGGCTCTCAAGATCAAGGAGGAAGTACAGAAGCAGATCGATGCAGGTTTTCTTATCACATCAGAGTATCCTCAATGGTTAGCCACATAGTGCCTGTTCCAAAGAGGGACGGCAAAGTCAGGATGTGCGTTGACTACCGGGATTTGAACAAGGCTAGTCCGAAAGATGACTTTCCTCTACCTCACATCGATGTATTGGTTGACAACGCTGCAAAGTCCAAGGTCttctccttcatggacggtttctctgggtACAATCAGATCAAGATGGCAGTTGAAGACAGAGAAAAGACATCTTTCATCACGCCTTGGGGCACCTTTTGTTACAGGGTAATGCCTTTTGGGTTGATAAATGCAGGTGCCACTTACCAAAGAGGCATGACCACTCTCTTTCATGACATGATGCACAAAGAGATAGAAGTGTACGTGGATGATATGATTGTCAAGTCAGGCACTGAAGAAGAACATGTCGAGTACTTGCTGAAAATGTTTCAACGGCTGAGAAAGTACCAACTTCGACTGAATCCCAACAAATGTACCTTTGGTGTTAGATCTGGAAAACTCTTGGGTTTCATAGTCAGTCAGaaaggtattgaagtagatcctgacAAGGTCAAGGCCATTAGAGAAATGCCGGTTCCACAAACAGAGAAACAAGTGAGAGGTTTTCTTGGACGTCTAAATTACATTTCTCGTTTCATCTCGCACATGACAGCCACGTGCGGACctatattcaagttgcttcgaaAAGATCAAGGGTTGTTTGGACCGAAGATTGTCAAAAGGCTTTTTGATAGTATCAAGAATTATCTGCTAGAACCTCCAATTCTTATACCGCCAGTTGAAGGAAGGCCTCTGATTATGTACTTGACTGTGTTAGAAGATTCTATGGGCTGTGTGCTCGGACAACAGGATGAGACCGGGAAGGAAAGAGCATGCCATCTACtacttgagcaagaagtttacagATTGTGAGTCCAGGTACTCCCTACtgagaaaacttgttgtgcactaGCCTGGGCTGCCAAGCGTCTTCGTCATTACATGATTAATCACACCACCTGGCTAATATCTAAAATGGACCCGATCAAGTATATCTTTGAGAACCCGCTCTGACAGGAAGAATTGCTCGTTGGCAGATGTTGTTATCCGAGTATGATATCGAATACCGCACCCAGAAGGCAATTAAGG
Proteins encoded in this region:
- the LOC114404172 gene encoding uncharacterized protein LOC114404172 yields the protein MKYADLLPALLAKNLVQVRTPPRTPDVLPPWFRHDLTCAFHQGAPGHDVENCYVLKNEVQKLVRANLLSFKDQNPNVQANPLPNHGPAVNMIQDCDEDGVILNVQHVRTPLVPIHIKMCEAALFDHDHAACEICPVNVKGCPKVQEDVQGLIDNRELIIMRKDKEVCVITPEFQRLEISYNSGESTTTPLVISLPGPMPYASLKAVPYKYSATMLEGGQEVPLPSLTPAISVDNIASDSKVLRNGRVIPTLFAKKMNDPAVKQVTVNGPGTRKEVGQSNGTSKNSDHDEILKLIQKSEYKVVDQLLQTPSKISILSLLLNSEAHREALMKVLDQAFVERDVTVNQLDNIVGNITACNNLSFSDEELPEEGRNHNLALHISVNCKSDALSNVLVDTGSSLNVMAKSTLDQLSYQGPPMRRSGVVVKAFDGSRKSVIGEVDLPITIGPFVFQITFQVMDIQAAYSCLLGRPWIHEAGAVTSTLHQKLKFVRNGRLITVSGEEALLVSHLSAFSFIGADETEGTSFQGLTVEGKKPEKNEVSFATWKSAQKVVQEGTGVGWGKVVQLIESKNREGLGFASSAGSATNSVGSSSITSTFCSAGFINNSPEANAVLEDVPEERVLAFVTPGKLVRNWDAVDIPSVVHASKLSIYEPVEHNNPALSPNFEFPVYEAEEEEDDEIPKELARLLEYEKKTIRPHEE